In Tripterygium wilfordii isolate XIE 37 chromosome 17, ASM1340144v1, whole genome shotgun sequence, the genomic window TCTGAAGTTGACTGCAAGAAAACAAGCTTCAATCTCAAAATAAGGACGAGCTTCAAGAATCTTTAAACAAAACTGCTGCTTTCTTTATCGTTCCAATTTTATCGGATGACTGAAGGGACAAAAACTTCTTTCTTAATGGACAAGAAATTTTTATTGCACAGGCACCAAAGAAGGTGAAAACAATACATGACTATACGAGTTACCCCttcttaaaatattttcttcttaAAGTATCTTGTTCAAACATGCAGCATCTTATATATCTTTGCTTCTTAACCTGCCTCTCTTGTTTTGCCAAACCTCCACTTAACATCCTCAATTATTACAAAACTATCTTTTCAACATGTTATATTACATATTAACACCCGAGTTTTAATGCCATAAACAATAGCCTATTAGCAAACCAAACTACAACACATTAGGAAACATCAAATTTTACAAATCCGGTGAAACACACATGATATCCCAATGACTAAAACAAGTTCAAAGCCAAAATATTTCAGCCTATACCAACAAGGAGTGCATGAATATACATGTCAATTATCGAATGAGCAGATCATTAGGAACCCAGAAAACATATAAAGGACCAATAATTAGAACTGTAAGCATACCTATCTCCCACTGGCTTAGTGAATATCTGCAACAAGGTTCCCTGGTCATCCCTATCCACCAAAATCCCCAACTCTTCGCATTCCTTTATCTGCTCATCACTCAACACGTCCCCTGTTCGATTCTTCAGATTCTTGTAGTAAGTAGGTGGGGGAGACGGCATGAACTCGAACCCACCTACAAAGCTACACTTCCTCATCTCCCTCAATGTTCTGAAGATGTCCTCGCTCACCAGCGCTAAGTGCTGCAGCCCTGGACCCTCATTGTGCTCCAAGTACGTCTGTATCTGACTCTTCCTTTTAGTCCCGAACACGGGCTCATTCATTGGTAGCAAAACCATTTCGTCATTATTTGCTAACACCACAGAATTCAGCCCGCTATCGCTGGTCCCAACATCCTCCGCCGTAAATTCAGCAAATTCGTGAAATCCAGTGAATTGCTTCACATAGGAGACAACCTGAGCCAACTCCGGCACGTTCCCAACGGCGTGGTCTAATCGGCGGATCCCGTAATCTAGCGGAAACGATGACGATTCATCCACGGCTTCAAAACGAGGAAGAAACCACGAATCAGGACTATCAGCTGTAACGTTGCTAGTACTTTTGTAGCTAACATAGCGCAGGACGACATCGCCGTAGAGTTGAACCTCGGCGATGACAGCGCGATTTTCAAGAAGTACAGGTTCTGCTCTGGGCTTCGCGCCATGGGACACGCTGGTGCGGAAGGCAGTCTCGGCGTCCTCGACCTCAATTGCAATAGTACGGACGGCGAGGCCGTGAGTGGCGGAGAAGGCGCAGCAGGAGGCACGATCAAAGGTAGGGATAGAAGCAGTGGCGGAAGGAGGCAGATTGTCAGCAGCGGAGATGGAAGGTGAGTAAGGGGCAGTGAAGAGGAAGCAGAGGTCACCGGAGCGAATGAGGTAGGAGGCGTGGGTGAGGTTACCAGTAGAAAGATCGGACTTGGCGACAATCGGCATGCCCAGGCCCCACGCGAAGCGACGAGCTGTGTTGGTGGCATCCGAGCACCAGAACTCTACGTGGTGGAACCTCTTCACCTTGAAACGGTCCGATCGAGGATTCGTCCGCACAAAGTTGGAGAATCCGACTAGCTTGAACCCCGATTCCTGTGACACGGCATTCCCTATTGTGCCCATCGTTCTCCCTCGCTCTTTCAGTGTGTCTCCGGCTGCAGTTGAGTAGTAGAAGATAAACcaaaggaaagagagagagaaggagagagaagcaGAGCTAAATTGAGTGGACTCTTGCATCAGCCACCACGTGGCGAAGATCACATGTGAGAGCGGAATACGCACGTCTTTCTTGCCATGGATAAGACGAACGGCCATGCTGACTAGTCACGTTTATCATAACCAtgcttatctttttttttttggttaatcaTGCTTATCTTAggataattaataaaaaaaaaatcacgatTAGAAGAAATTAGAGTCCCAAAGAATCCTTGATATACAAGGGATAATACACAAATTACAACTTCTTGGTACAACATTACATTTGTGATACATTACCGAACTTGGACTTTTAGGCTCAGCACTAAATTGATAGTCTGCTGTGCGCACGGGATCACCATGCCAAGTTTAAAACGGATCACAAGGTGGCCATATTCTCTTAGGGATTTGACAAGAACTGAAGAAAGTCGAAATTAAGATTTACATCCAACCAAAACTGGGGTAAAAGCAGCCACCATCCGATAATATGCACGAATTGCAAAAGAAAATGCAACTTGAATCATCTTCATAACATATTGAGGAGATGATCTTCATTATTCTCTGGATTCTCCAGAGCGGTAATGTGTTTCCTGAATGATGCAGcagcttcttctcttttctcatGTTGTCCCAATTTATCGTATATAATGGCCATTAAATAGAAGGCTTCAACAGCCAATTCATGATACTGTCAAACAGAGCCAATATCCATCAAAATTTATAATCATAACACCACTACAATTCATCCAGAACATCTGAGACAAACCATGTTACGTAGGAATAGAGTTATCAAATCAAGTGAAAAAAGCAAAGCCACAGCCTGATAGCAACAGAAGATGAGCAAACTTATTTTACATAGCAAACATTGTGGACAAAAGTACGCATGTTGCCATTTCAAGACTGGGAAGCCTCAGGCCTCACCTTCTCTTTAAATGATAAAAGATAGATGAACAATAAGGGGCAACAAGGTGTATGTTAGGCAACTTAGGGACCAGGGGTTCTTAGCTTAGATATGCCCTCTCCAAAAAGCTAGTGTAATACTGCATACAACTTGCCTTTTTCTCAACTCATCTCCACTGCAATAGCCTTGGACATAGGGAGTAGTTAAAACTGTGAtagggttttttatttttattttttgaattttttttgtactcTTCCATTACATGATCTTGCCTTTTCTCAATTCATCTCCACTGCAATGGCCTTGGACACAGGAAGTAGTTAAAACTGttataggatttttttttcaacgtTTTTTAGTACTCTTCCATTTTCTTATGTAGGGGAATTTCAACATGAAGGTGCGAGTGGTAACTACCTTTACCACCAGACCACGATCAAGATTGTTAACTTTAATAGGAAAGTTATTTTTTAGCAAATATGCTTCTCCAGAAACCTAATGAAACTAAAAATATAGCGGAACAGAGAATACATAGGTTTAAATACCATAATACCAAAATCCTATGCAGTTATACAACAAATCAAAAGCACTTGCTCCTATGCCTAGTCTAAACATCACATCAAGAATGAAGAAATGCACACTTCCAAGGAAGACGACCATAAAATTCGAACAAAACATCGCTTCACAATATCCAATATCTATGCATGCAATCTTGAACAACAAAACAGCTATCCAACCACTTGGATTAGTACTTACCTCCAAAACCTGGAGATCCTCTAAAGCTTGCTGTAAAGGATCCAACACAATATCAAACTCTTCagaaactgaaaagaaaaattcaacAGATATTATAAATAAAGGCTCAATTTGGTAAAACCTCATTCATGTTTCCATATGaaaatttataaatacattGGTAAAGAAGCATAAATACGTAAACATAAGAAGGGGTCAACAAGTGCTTGGTCAGAACATAATATAAACGATCCTAAATTACAAACGTCAAAAAGAATAATGGCAATGATAAACCATAACTTTGCTAGTCCCAAACTGAATCCAAGACCTACCAACAACCTATGGTCTTTGTAGGTTGTAACATTTTCATCATGACCACACAACCAAGTATACAGCCGAAGtccaattaaatatatatatatatatatatatataaacaaaaaagcATAGGTAATCCCCAACTACAAACCTGAGTATACCTAAAAGCCTAACAAGTAATGCCACCTCTTTGAACAAAAACAGaattgtgcttttgagaatgggGAATATAAATCATGGGGAGGAGGTTGAACTTGTACCTGAAAAGCTTGGATCTGAAAGATAACATTTTACTTCGACAATAAATGCCCTTGCACGAAGTTCAAGACCTCCATGACCAAGAACCAATGGCAGAGCCTCATGTACAAGGGTTAGAGCCCTTTTTGCATGGTTTGAGCCAAGCGAAAGCCACAACTCAGCAAGGGTAAGGGTTGCTGATGCTTTTAGAAGATCCAGGTTCAATGATTGACAAAACGAGAGGCAGGCCAAAGCATACGGAAGGCCTAAAACCGCGTTGCCAGATTTCTGGTGACAACATATAGAAAATCTTTAGCTAGCAGCACATTATTgcatttttaacttttttgtttaATGAAGACTGTATAATGCACAGCCACATAGTCAAAAGATCCAATCCTAcactaataaataaataagagtaTCAAATTACGGGACTCTTAAGCACACCCACTtcttgagagagagaagaggggggggggggggtaacTTATTCAACAACAATCAAACATAGCCAACTTGATTACAAGGTAGAGTAATCTCCAAGCATGGTAAACCAAGTGTTACATTATACCTTATGAATTTCGGCAAGCAGAAGAAGCACAGTGGCATTCTCAACCTGCAGATTGTATTTGTAACACATACAAAAGAGCGATTGTGCAACAGCCGCGGCCTGCAAAGAATGTAGCAACAAATTGAAATAGGAAATGCTGGGCAATAGAATACAGCATTTTGAGCCATGCCACCAGCAATCAATTAGACACAGGATCATTTAATCAACAGAAATGTCATAAATAGTTAATATTAGCTCCAaagaattatgattttttttgttcttaaaacATGCATCTAAATTCTCCTTGTATCTGAGCAGCATAATTAGTAGAAATCCAACCTAGCTTCTCCCTTCAGTTACCAATATCCACCCACAAGTTATGAACATAATAATACTTGCGAGCTCATCCATACTATACccaaaaaaatcccaaattgtGGATGTAAGCCATAATAGTTCGCACATTATTCTCATAATCTTACCTAAAGACATGTCTATCGGCACATCATAGTATCTTTGTACATAATATCACAAAGTTGACAAAAATAAGCAACTTCTATCGCATAACATATAAATTACGACGAATTGGTTGTTTATTTATCACAAATGTGTATTTTAATTATTTCTCAATTCCAACAACCACCAGTATGAAGAACCCAAAAACGTTCTTCCGGATAGCAAATGGAGCAAATTAACTTGACAGAATAGTTTGGCACGTCAAAAACCTGGCTGAACTGGTTTGCAGCGAGCAATGTGCGAGCACGGCGAAGGCTGGCTTCTGTCTTCAGTTCCATGTCGACACCAGTAACAGGGGATGCTAAAACTCCAAGCTCCTCACATACTTGTTGGGCAAGCTTTAAATGCCCTCTATAAGACAGGGAAAAAAGGTAGTTTGAAAGATCACCAGTGTTCTAAAAATGATGAATGATCTTATTAATTAAAGGGAGATATAAATACTTCTTCAGCAACCCAACCTATGTAAAGCACACTCATGGAGCAGCTGCAGTTTTAGAAGCAACATTCTTGATTTTGAGACCGATAAAAACTTCTCTTCTGCTACTTGAAAAGCTGCAAAGGCCTCTGGAagtagaatgaaaaaaaaatagaaaaagaagaaaaaacacaagTCAAGTAAGAATAATCGGATCTCGGCATTTGAGTGATCATGACAAGATCAACCCTGGATTTTTAAAGAAAAGTAAAGCTAGATGCATCATCTACCaacattaattataaaaaagatATGTAACTAATAATATGTCAATGgcatttcttttgtttgttgacgTTTAACATTAAACAATCTTTGAAGAATACAGTGTAAGGCTGAGAAAATTACTAAAGCATTTGTCTGAAGCTCACCTCTATAACCTTTAGATATTGCCAAATGTTGGATGAGCTTCATGTGCACCAATGCAGCATCAGATGAACTAAGAGGAACAAGAAGAGTTCAATTTCATTTTACATTAGACTCGCATGCAAAGAGCAAAATACTCCATGTCAAATCAGTAACAAAATAGAACAGTGCCTTTGAGTAATGTAGCTAACAATTACCTTGAAGCATCAGCAAAGCAAGTCGCATAAAGCAGTGCATTTATTCGAGCAAGAGGGGCACTGATAGAGGagaggaagggaagggaaaaaatcaatcaaataagACAGTCTGAAAAGGCAAATAAAGAAGTTTAGCTGCACATGactcattttgatttttttttttgttgtttaaagTAAAAGTTAAAAAGAAATGCTATAGATATTCATTAGAAAGGAAACAAATATCAGACAGCCTGCATGATGCTGTTTgaacataaaataatacaagCAGCAACAAAAAGCTGCAAGGGTTAAGTTCGCCTACtaaagaacaaacaaaactaCAGATCCTTGTTAAAGGTCACCTTCCATATATCTCCCAAGCAGTGGCACGTAGTAAATACGAAGAACCTACTAATTGCAACACAGAtccaggaattgaactttgCTGCCCACAGAACTGGAAAGAATTATAATTGACTCCAGATCCATTCTCTTGGGTTAAAACTAGTGAACCCACTGGTTTCTGCAGATTCTTAAGCCATACGGCACTAAGGGCCCCTTCAGTTGTCATCAAACCGCTTTCGGAGTCAAAGTCACCAATTAAACGAGAACATAATCTTATTTCCTGCCAAAAGCATAGTTTACAGGAAACAAAAAGAATTAGCAGCAAACCATAAAATAATTCCAATGCCATTTTTATGAGAACGAAGTGTACCACAGAATCATCAAAGACAAAAACTAACCTTGCAAACATTGATGGGACATGTTCTAAGCTTCATGGAAGCTTTGGGACCAAATGACAGCAGGGGCCTTTGCACATGCTGCACATTATAATACAACAAATTCAACGTTTCTACAAAAGGGGAAAAACATTGCAAAAACATTACCAAAATGAAAGTAGATGGAAAAATAGGAGCACTGGTGGTTCAAAAAATCATTCCATTCAAGATAAATCCATTTCCATCGTGAAGGGAATAAATGCACCGCCACTTTAGTCTTCAAGAGAAGAAACAATCAATGAAACTTTAGAAATAAATTTTGCTTTTCCCACCTTACCGTTAAATTAAATTTGGCCATGGCAAGATGATTTGAAGCCACCAATCGTTTCAACTTTAAATTTTCAGCTCTTTTTAGTGAGCCTTTTAAGAGAACAAACAATTGTTGCTTTACAGAGAGAGAGGTGCCTATGTTGGTCATAGGAGAGTATGATCTTCCAAGTATTCCAGATGTACTTGAGATACCCATCTCAGACAACAAGTGACAGATAGCTGCTAGAGTGTATGCAAGACAAGTGTCATTACTGTGCtgcaaaaaaaggaaagaatcaGACAttggataaataaataagaaccAATTATCACAATAACTAAGCAGAAAATAAAAGAGCAAGGATATGAAGACAAACATCTACATCATCTAAGACAATAAAAAGCATATGGAGCACAAGAGCTCTCCTCCAAGAACCTGGCACTGAGAGGACTCTCCCACAATTTTAGACCCAGGAAATTAATAATATCAAGGCCATACTCAAAACAGTCTCATCATAACGTTGAGGGTTACAATACATATAACACATATATACTTATGTCGCACTATTTTCCAGGAGAATAAAAGAATATGTTCCACTGCTAGTCTATTTAAGCCATAAAGCTTAATACACACCTCTTATTTAACTTCATTGAAATAACCATATAAACAAGATTCCCCACAAAACCATAAGCCTGGCATTCGGAAGAATGAAGGTGTGCACGActatgaaaattaaattttttgcaaaaaagtaaaaatgataaaataaggAAATCACCTGTTGAGAGACACGAACTGCTTCAGTTAAAACCTgaacacaataaaaaaaacacttttttcAGTAAATGAAAGCATAGATTAAATAAGGTAGCATGTGTTACGAGGATGGATGCCATATGTGTCAGTAATTCTGGGACTAAGCCAAGCCATTTCTCTGTAAACTCCGCCTAAGACTCTCTCAAGCTAACTATCTGATAAGGACCAGCCCACCAACTCATTATACCAAGGGCCCAACCCCCACCCACgcatgggctgggctgggctgttCGCATAGGCCAACGGGCCAAAGATACCATCAGGTATCTTCCAGTGGGCTAAGCCCCCCATCAGAAAACCCTTGGTACATGGGGGAGGTGGCGGCCACGCTTATAAGCTGTATCATCctgcccacatctttcgatgtggtacTTATCAATACCGCCCCCTTTGaaaccaacgcccacgttggtcaagcaccATGGTCGACATTGGGACGCATCCCGTCGAAccccatggccggccactccgcaggaGCGGCTCAAAGGGAAGGATCGacaatgctccgataccactgatAAGGACCAGCCCACCAACTCATTATACCAAGGGCCCAACCCCCACCCACGCATGGGCTGGGCTGTTCCCATAGGCCAACAGGCCCACGGGCCAAAGATACCATCAGGTATCTTCCAGTGGGCTAAGCCCCCCATCAGAAAACCCTTGGTACAGGGGGAAGGTGGCGGCCACGCTTATAAGCTGTATCATCctgcccacatctttcgatgtggtacTTATCAATACCCCCACCCAGCCCATGCGTGGGTGGGGGTTGGGCCCTTGGTATAATGAGTTGGTGGGCTGGTCCTTatcagtggtatcggagcattgtCGATCCTTCCCTTTGAGCCGCTcttgcggagtggccggccatggggTTCGACGGGATGCGTCCCAATGTCgaccatggtgctcgaccaacgtgggcgttggtttCAAAGGGGGCGGTATTGATAAgtaccacatcgaaagatgtgggcagGATGATACAGCTTATAAGCGTGGCCGCCACCTTCCCCCTGTACCAAGGGTTTTCTGATGGGGGGCTTAGCCCACTGGAAGATACCTGATGGTATCTTTGGCCCGTGGGCCTGTTGGCCTATGGGaacagcccagcccagcccatgcGTGGGTGGGGGTTGGGCCCTTGGTATAATGAGTTGGTGGGCTGGTCCTTatcagtggtatcggagcattgtCGATCCTTCCCTTTGAGCCGCtcctgcggagtggccggccatggggTTCGACGGGATGCGTCCCAATGTCgaccatggtgctcgaccaacgtgggcgttggtttCAAAGGGGGCGGTATTGATAAgtaccacatcgaaagatgtgggcagGATGATACAGCTTATAAGCGTGGCCGCCACCTTCCCCCTGTACCAAGGGTTTATCGGATGGGGGGCTTCGCCCACTGGAAGATACCTGATGGTATCTTTGGCCCGTGGGCCTGTTGGCCTATGGGAACAGCCCAGCCCATGCGTGGGTGGGGGTTGGGCCCTTGGTATAATGAGTTGGTGGGCTGGTCCTTATCAGTGGGATCGGAGCATTGTCGATCCTTCCCTTTGAGCCGCtcctgcggagtggccggccatggggTTCGACGGGATGCGTCCCAATGTCgaccatggtgctcgaccaacgtgggcgttggtttCAAAGGGGGCGGTATTGATAAgtaccacatcgaaagatgtgggcaaGATGATACAGCTTATAAGCGTGGCCGCCACCTTCCCCCATGAACCAAGGGTTTTCTGATGGGGGGCTTAGCCCACTGGAAGATACCTGATGGTATCTTTGGCCCGTGGGCCTGTTGGCCTATGGGAACAGCCCAGCCCATGCGTGGGTGGGGGTTGGGCCCTTGGTATAATGAGTTGGTGGGCTGGTCCTTATCACTATCCAATAAAGCAAGTTGATAAGTCCCAAGACTAGGCCACTGTAGAGGAGGTAGAATAAATCCAATAagcaattaaataattttagatcGAATTACAAGCAGTGAGTGTCATACCCAACCGAACCCTATGATAAAACTCAACCCAGGTTTGACTCATCAAGTGCCCGACCCACAAATGTTGGCCTAACACTATGGGCTAGCTCAACCCAATTGAAAATATTAATATGTAGTAGAAACAAATATCTTGTTCTGCCATcccatttcctttttttttgtgtggggaTAGgggaagagagacagagacCTAACATGATTACCTCCAAAGCTTGTCTAGGATGACCAAAGTGGAAATGCAACATTCCCAAACAAAGTAAAGCGATCTCATATCTTCCAAAACTATTGCATCCAGAAGCAGGTGGAATAAAATCAAATCCTTCTGTCCCTGCACTTTTATGCCAACATTCATCCAATCAGTTCCAGTAATTGCTTCTCAAATCATAAGGCTTCATCATGCAAACAATATTTTTGAAAGTTAAgacccaaaagaaaaaggatcaTAAATCACAGAGTTGAAGTGGTGAACACTTTTTAATCGAAAGATTACACTTTCTTGTAAGATATCCAAAgataaaagaagaaatgaaacaaaatactTCAAACCAGGCATTATAATGTGAGTAATCATGTGACAATATCACTTGGTTTTGGTAGCATAAACAAAAGACATCAAGATCAGTCGAAAGAATCCTAGCTTTTCATGGCTCAACAAATTGCTtcagcttgaaagttgaaatggCCACAAATGAAGAAATTCATTCAAGTTTTGAAATTAATTGTGATTTGGGGAGCATGAATTGCAACCAGAGCATAAAATTTTAGTTTATAGACTCCAGGTAGAAATTGCTCCCAAAGCATGATAATTCTGAGACACAAGATCCACAGAGCAAAAGAATTGCAAAATGTACCCATCCCAATCATATTATATCTCAGTAGTTTGAGGAACTTTTCAAAAAGCAAGTAAAGTGACTAACAACATCAGTTCACTGGGAGAAACACTCAGGAATCAAACATAGACCAAGAGTTTTTCTTTACCAGTAATCAAAATAGCAGTGAAGATTCTCCAAAGCAGAAAAATAATCATTGTGATAAAGGCTATTCAGATAACGTAAGTAGTGAACCTGCATTATGAAACAACATGTAAGAAAGGAAAAGGTACAGATGTCAAAACTAGTCACAACAGATGTCAAAACTAGTCACATTTCTAATGCAAATAGGGAGTAGAGAAAGGTGGTGGGGATGGACAGATTTGGACAGGAGAGTAACCATAAAAAGCATGTCTAACTTACTCGATGTAGTTCAGGGGCCAACTTTTGAAGCTGCTTTAGAATAAGTTCAAAGGCATTTAGAGAGAAA contains:
- the LOC119981763 gene encoding 4-hydroxyphenylpyruvate dioxygenase → MAVRLIHGKKDVRIPLSHVIFATWWLMQESTQFSSASLSFSLSFLWFIFYYSTAAGDTLKERGRTMGTIGNAVSQESGFKLVGFSNFVRTNPRSDRFKVKRFHHVEFWCSDATNTARRFAWGLGMPIVAKSDLSTGNLTHASYLIRSGDLCFLFTAPYSPSISAADNLPPSATASIPTFDRASCCAFSATHGLAVRTIAIEVEDAETAFRTSVSHGAKPRAEPVLLENRAVIAEVQLYGDVVLRYVSYKSTSNVTADSPDSWFLPRFEAVDESSSFPLDYGIRRLDHAVGNVPELAQVVSYVKQFTGFHEFAEFTAEDVGTSDSGLNSVVLANNDEMVLLPMNEPVFGTKRKSQIQTYLEHNEGPGLQHLALVSEDIFRTLREMRKCSFVGGFEFMPSPPPTYYKNLKNRTGDVLSDEQIKECEELGILVDRDDQGTLLQIFTKPVGDRPTIFIEIIQRVGCMLRDEQGKVYQKGGCGGFGKGNFSELFKSIEEYEKTLEAKRVSQPTTM
- the LOC119981762 gene encoding anaphase-promoting complex subunit 5 is translated as MAGIFKGATGAFAMTPHKVSVCIMLQIYATPAQITVPFPFSSVAQHNRLGLYLLALTKSCDDILEPKLEDLLNQLRDIGGSLDHWLMDHLTSRLSALSSPDDLFNFFSEMRGILGGSDYGVVDDDQVILDSNSNLGMFLRRCVLAFNLLSFEAVCHLLTNIGIYCKDALSSCSSYELRRLDDSSHNMETLTEYENMDLENFVFERVTEEIEARKKANEKVTFHLHAPKTLSGLVEDLGVPADPQSRLGDKGREHHSNPPCDVLRDIDCESGVFLRTIWQVQGYLMEQADAIEKHGSSFSLNAFELILKQLQKLAPELHRVHYLRYLNSLYHNDYFSALENLHCYFDYCAGTEGFDFIPPASGCNSFGRYEIALLCLGMLHFHFGHPRQALEVLTEAVRVSQQHSNDTCLAYTLAAICHLLSEMGISSTSGILGRSYSPMTNIGTSLSVKQQLFVLLKGSLKRAENLKLKRLVASNHLAMAKFNLTHVQRPLLSFGPKASMKLRTCPINVCKEIRLCSRLIGDFDSESGLMTTEGALSAVWLKNLQKPVGSLVLTQENGSGVNYNSFQFCGQQSSIPGSVLQLVGSSYLLRATAWEIYGSAPLARINALLYATCFADASSSSDAALVHMKLIQHLAISKGYREAFAAFQVAEEKFLSVSKSRMLLLKLQLLHECALHRGHLKLAQQVCEELGVLASPVTGVDMELKTEASLRRARTLLAANQFSQAAAVAQSLFCMCYKYNLQVENATVLLLLAEIHKKSGNAVLGLPYALACLSFCQSLNLDLLKASATLTLAELWLSLGSNHAKRALTLVHEALPLVLGHGGLELRARAFIVEVKCYLSDPSFSVSEEFDIVLDPLQQALEDLQVLEYHELAVEAFYLMAIIYDKLGQHEKREEAAASFRKHITALENPENNEDHLLNML